Below is a genomic region from Candidatus Omnitrophota bacterium.
CCCGGCTGATAAAGGCTTAACAGATACGGCCCTGTGCCAATAATTTGATCAACAGGCGTGTCAATGCCCCAGGTAAAACTAAACGTTTTGTCGTCTACAGCACTTTTAAGTGCGTGCTTAGGCATAATGCTTGTGCCCATTGAACGCAAAAATGGAGCAAAGCGCATCGGCAAAGTAAATTGAACAACATGATCAGAAATTCTTTTAACTTCAAATTTCTTACCATCAATCGTAAAAATATCACGCGACGATGTTGGAATCTCATCATTATAAATCAGTTCATTAAATGTAAAAACAACATCGTCGGCAGAAAAAGGAACCCCGTCAGACCACAGAACATCCTCCCGAAGATAAAAAGTCCAAACCAAACCATTGTCGCTGACCTGCCAACTCTTTGCCAAGCTTGGCAAAACCTCTAATGTTGCCCCGTCTGTTTTGGTGAGCCCTTCAAAAAGATAACCAATCACAGCCGATGTCGAGTTTTCTTTTGCGACAACCGGATTAAAACTTCGAGGGTCAGAAGTCGTCGTAAAAACAAGCTGCCCTCCGTATTTGTCAGAAACAGTGTCTTGCGCCAAAGCAACTTGAACTGAACATAAAAAAACTACTAATGATATTAGTAGTTTTTTTATTACTGTTGTTCTAATAAAAATATTCTTATTTCTGTGTTTCACTTGGTGGTACCGCATTTTCTGCGTTTGTATTAATCTCGATTCTTTGCACGTTTTCAGAAGCTTCATCAAAAAGCTTGTCTGGGTCAAACTCTTCTTGAACCTTGCCTGCGTTCATTAAAAGCGATTTATCTTTTTGCGCGGACAAGAAAGCAAGACTCAACGAAGTCACCAAGAAAATAATTGCTAAAACCGTTGTCGCTCTGATTAAAACGCTATTTGTTTGAGCCCCAAACATTGATTCAGCCGCTGCAAAACCATCCGTCAGGCCTCCTCCTCGCCCTGATTGCATCAAAACAACAACCGCCAGCAAAATGCACGTCAACACGTGAACAATAATAAGAAATGTAAACATATGACTCCCCTTTTATTTAATAACTAACAATTTTTAATAATACCTAAGAATGAATCTATTTTTAAAGCAGCGCCACCAACAAGCGCACCGTCAATATCTTTTTGCCCCATTAATTCCTTTGCGTTGTCCGGCTTAACACTCCCACCGTACTGAAGACGTACACTTTGCGCAACTTCCTCGTTGTGCATTTCTTTTAAAAGACCACGAATAAACGAGTGTATTTCTTGCGCTTGCTCTGGACTTGCCGTCTTGCCTGTTCCAATTGCCCACACAGGTTCGTAGGCAATAATAATCTTTTTCATTTCGTCAGCGCTAAACCCTTTGAGAGAATTCTCGACGTGATCTTTAACAACGTCAAAAGCTTTATTGGCTTCTCTTTGCTCAAGATTTTCTCCAACACAAACAATCGGAATCAATCCACCGGCGAGCGCGGCTTTAACTTTGTTGTTAACCGTTTCGTTTGTTTCGCCAAAATATTGTCGCCTTTCAGAGTGACCAATAATAACGTACTGGCACCCAGCATCCTTTAACAAAGGAACAGACACTTCCCCTGTAAAAGCACCAGAATCTTCCCAGTACAAATCTTGCGCCCCAAGCCCAAC
It encodes:
- the secG gene encoding preprotein translocase subunit SecG: MFTFLIIVHVLTCILLAVVVLMQSGRGGGLTDGFAAAESMFGAQTNSVLIRATTVLAIIFLVTSLSLAFLSAQKDKSLLMNAGKVQEEFDPDKLFDEASENVQRIEINTNAENAVPPSETQK
- the tpiA gene encoding triose-phosphate isomerase, producing MRKIIIAGNWKLNKTISEAVELASGIKKEAAGITNVDIVVCPVFTALSEVKKVVAGSNVGLGAQDLYWEDSGAFTGEVSVPLLKDAGCQYVIIGHSERRQYFGETNETVNNKVKAALAGGLIPIVCVGENLEQREANKAFDVVKDHVENSLKGFSADEMKKIIIAYEPVWAIGTGKTASPEQAQEIHSFIRGLLKEMHNEEVAQSVRLQYGGSVKPDNAKELMGQKDIDGALVGGAALKIDSFLGIIKNC